In a single window of the Stigmatopora nigra isolate UIUO_SnigA chromosome 7, RoL_Snig_1.1, whole genome shotgun sequence genome:
- the LOC144199289 gene encoding thyrotropin-releasing hormone receptor-like — protein sequence MDNLTTGDMTRGNETFSTQENQTLGVWSDYSAEFKAVSVSLVSLICGMGMVGNIMVILVVLTTKHMRTPTNCYLVSLAVADLMVLTAAGLPNITDALHGQWVYGYAGCLAITYLQYLGINASSCSITAFTVERYIAICHPIKAQFLCTLSRAKKIILLVWALTSIYCIMWLFLSDTQTLVYDNAVLVSCAYKVSRSQYLPIYFIDFAFFYVLPLMLATVLYGLIARILILTPLPADPKESTSRWGRGTSKIGGRSIRASSNSSSTAASRRQVTKMLAVVVILFALLWMPYRTLVVVNSFLDKAYLDNWFLLFCRLCIYLNSAINPVIYNVMSQKFRAAFKKLCHCGPQKMEKPASYSVALTYSVIKDTSNGESPDHFATELEELQTPSDQFLPTGMPQIGKDFLSCDESKEPSLLGKDA from the exons ATGGACAACTTAACCACAGGCGATATGACAAGGGGGAACGAGACGTTTTCGACGCAGGAAAATCAAACCTTGGGCGTTTGGAGCGACTACTCAGCCGAGTTCAAGGCAGTCAGCGTCTCTTTGGTGTCTCTCATCTGCGGGATGGGGATGGTGGGCAACATTATGGTCATCCTGGTGGTCCTCACTACCAAACATATGCGGACTCCCACTAATTGTTACCTGGTGAGCCTGGCAGTTGCCGATCTGATGGTTTTGACCGCGGCTGGGCTACCGAACATTACCGACGCCCTACACGGGCAGTGGGTGTACGGATACGCGGGTTGCCTGGCGATCACCTATCTCCAATATTTGGGGATAAACGCGTCCTCATGTTCCATCACAGCCTTCACAGTTGAGCGATACATCGCCATCTGTCACCCAATCAAAGCACAGTTTCTGTGCACTTTATCCCGGGCAAAGAAGATTATTCTGTTGGTTTGGGCGCTTACATCCATCTACTGcatcatgtggctctttttatcAGACACGCAAACTTTGGTATATGACAACGCCGTGCTTGTCAGCTGTGCCTACAAAGTATCCAGGAGTCAGTATTTACCCATTTACTTCatagattttgcatttttttacgtGCTGCCCCTCATGCTGGCTACGGTTCTGTATGGACTCATCGCCAGGATTCTTATTCTAACCCCCTTACCTGCTGACCCCAAAGAAAGCACCAGTAGGTGGGGGAGAGGAACCAGTAAAATCGGGGGAAGGTCCATCAGAGCAAGCTCCAACAGCAGCAGCACTGCTGCTTCCCGCAGACAG GTAACCAAAATGCTGGCTGTGGTAGTAATCTTATTCGCCTTACTTTGGATGCCCTACCGGACCTTAGTTGTGGTCAACTCCTTCCTGGACAAGGCTTACCTAGACAACTGGTTCCTGCTCTTCTGCCGCCTTTGCATATATTTGAACAGTGCTATCAACCCGGTCATCTACAATGTCATGTCTCAAAAGTTTCGCGCTGCCTTTAAAAAGCTGTGTCACTGTGGGCCTCAGAAGATGGAGAAACCTGCCTCATATAGCGTGGCACTCACCTACAGCGTCATTAAGGATACATCCAATGGAGAAAGTCCTGACCACTTTGCAACAGAATTGGAGGAGCTACAGACACCAAGTGATCAGTTTTTACCCACTGGAATGCCGCAAATTGGCAAGGATTTCCTGAGCTGTGACGAGTCGAAAGAGCCGTCCCTTTTGGGAAAAGATgcttaa